Proteins from a single region of Thunnus albacares chromosome 14, fThuAlb1.1, whole genome shotgun sequence:
- the lhb gene encoding lutropin subunit beta yields the protein MAVQVTRLMFPLMLSLFLGVSSPIWPLTPAAAFQLPPCQLINQTVSVEKEGCASCHPVETTICSGHCITKDPVIKIPFSKVYQHVCTYRDFYYKTFELPDCPPGVDPTVTYPVALSCHCGRCAMDTSDCTFESLQPDFCMNDIPFYY from the exons ATGGCTGTACAGGTCACCAGACTGATGTTTCCCCTGATGCTGAGTTTGTTTCTGGGAGTTTCATCTCCCATTTGGCCCCTGACTCCTGCAG CGGCCTTCCAGCTGCCGCCCTGCCAGCTCATCAACCAGACGGTGTCTGTGGAGAAAGAGGGCTGTGCCTCGTGTCACCCGGTGGAAACAACCATCTGCAGTGGCCACTGCATCACCAAG GACCCTGTCATCAAGATACCGTTCAGCAAAGTGTACCAGCATGTGTGCACGTATCGGGACTTTTACTACAAGACATTTGAACTTCCTGACTGTCCTCCCGGTGTGGATCCCACGGTCACCTACCCAGTGGCTTTGAGCTGCCACTGCGGCCGCTGTGCCATGGACACGTCTGACTGCACCTTCGAGAGCCTGCAGCCCGACTTCTGCATGAATGACATACCTTTCTACTACTAG
- the LOC122997472 gene encoding ovarian cancer G-protein coupled receptor 1-like has translation MVCIALERYLVTAWPLWYHVRRTIKISLVVCVVVWTLPLVSVVPPSFLVNPKVSKTIFAIFFLAPFPLLIFFLGGTLKALSAAISVSSDEKRRIVGMLVLVLLIYTLLFLPTIIMFLVEESIHNHTFSDLSEMLFECSPLADLILYVFIRKGAIDKLLASLCCCRMDSDDNSRSSV, from the exons ATGGTCTGTATCGCCCTGGAAAG gtatttggtcacTGCATGGCCACTGTGGTACCACGTCAGAAGAACCATCAAGATCTCTCTTGTGGTCTGTGTCGTGGTCTGGACCCTTCCTCTTGTTTCTGTcgttcctccctctttcttggTTAACCCTAAGGTCTCAAAAACCATTTTCGCCATCTTCTTCCTCGCTCCTTTCCCACTGCTCATATTCTTCCTGGGTGGGACCCTCAAAGCCCTGTCTGCTGCCATCTCGGTCtcctctgatgaaaaacgacgaATTGTGGGAATGTTGGTCCTGGTGCTGCTCATCTACACACTGCTGTTTCTACCCACTATCATCATGTTCCTGGTAGAAGAATCAATTCATAATCATACCTTCAGCGACCTGAGTGAAATGCTTTTTGAGTGCAGTCCTCTTGCAGACTtgattctgtatgttttcattaggaAAGGGGCCATAGACAAGCTTTTggcctctctgtgttgttgcagaatggacagtgatgataacagcagatcatcagtatga
- the LOC122997623 gene encoding ovarian cancer G-protein coupled receptor 1-like, whose translation MESNNYSNVTSHNNSTDNSYYGEPHIIYVMTCVIISIGLPLTLVAIYSLYSQVKNVHVAPIYIINLLISDIFQLCCMIGKVAKPDWKIYRIFSDIHLICVMVSVGFMVCIALERYLLIAWPLWYHVRRTIKISLVVCVVVWTLPLVLLLSVYFWVKSTVVITILGVLPLVPFPLLIFFLGGTLKSLSAAISVSSDEKRRIVGMLVLVLLIYTLLFLPTIIMVLIEEVRDNDTLFKLRLILVRFSPLADLILYVFTRKGAIDKLLASLCCCRMDSDDNSRSSA comes from the exons ATGGAAAGCAATAATTACAGCAATGTCACATCCCACAATAATTCCACTGACAACTCTTATTATGGTGAACCACATATTATATATGTGATGACATGCGTAATCATTAGTATCGGCCTTCCTTTGACTCTAGTGGCCATCTACTCTCTTTATTCCCAG GTTAAAAATGTCCACGTTGCTCCAATCTACATCATcaacctcctcatctctgacatCTTTCAGTTGTGCTGCATGATCGGCAAAGTGGCAAAACCTGACTGGAAGATCTATCGAATCTTCTCTGATATTCACCTCATTTGTGTGATGGTCAGTGTTGGCTTCATGGTCTGTATCGCCCTGGAAAG GTATTTGCTCATCGCATGGCCACTGTGGTACCACGTCAGAAGAACCATCAAGATCTCTCTTGTGGTCTGTGTTGTGGTCTGGACCCTTCCTCTTGTTTTGCTCCTTTCTGTCTATTTCTGGGTTAAATCTACGGTCGTGATAACAATTCTCGGCGTCCTCCCCCTCGTTCCTTTCCCACTGCTCATATTCTTCCTGGGTGGGACCCTCAAATCGCTTTCTGCAGCCATCTCGGTTtcctctgatgaaaaacgacgaATTGTGGGAATGTTGGTCCTGGTGCTGCTCATCTACACGCTGCTGTTTCTACCCACTATCATCATGGTCTTGATAGAAGAAGTCAGAGATAATGATACCCTCTTCAAACTGAGGTTAATTCTTGTTAGATTCAGTCCTCTTGCAGACTtgattttgtatgttttcacGAGGAAAGGGGCCATAGACAAGCTTTTggcctctctgtgttgttgcagaatggacagtgatgataacagcagatcatcagcatga